From the Platichthys flesus chromosome 6, fPlaFle2.1, whole genome shotgun sequence genome, one window contains:
- the cnot1 gene encoding CCR4-NOT transcription complex subunit 1 isoform X7 has product MNLDSLSLALSQISYLVDNLIKKNYRASQQEIQHIVNRHGPEADRHLLRCLFSHVDFSGDGKSSGKDFHQTQFLIQECVSLISKPNFISTLCYAIDNPLHYQKSLKPSAHLFTQLSKVLKLSKVQEVIFGLALLNSSNTDLRGFAALFVKQKLPDLLRSYVDADLGGNQEGGFQDIAIEVLHLLLSHLLFGQKGASGVGQEQIDAFLKTLCRDFPQERCPVVLAPLLYPEKRDILMDRILPDSGELAKTMMESSLSEFMQEVGYGFCASVDECRNIILQYGVREVTASQVARVLGMMARTHSGLTDGIPLQSISAPGSGIWSDGKDKNDGSQAHTWNVEVLIDVVKEVNPSLNFKEVTYELDHAGFSIRDSKGLQIVVYGIQRGLGIEVFPVDLIYRPWKHAEGQLSFIQHSLMSPEVFCFADYPCHNVATDILKAPPEDDNREIATWKSLDLVESLLRLSEVGQYEQVKQLFSFPIKLCPDMLVLALLQISTSWHTLRHELISTLMPIFLGNHPNSAIILHYAWHGQGQSPSIRQLIMHSMAEWYMRGEQYDQAKLSRILDVAQDLKSLSMLLNGTPFAFVIDLAALASRREYLKLDKWLTDKIREHGEPFIQACVTFLKRRCPSIMGGLAPDKDQPKSAQLPPETLATMLACLQSCAGSVSQELSETILTMVANCSNVMNKARQPPPGVMPKGRAPSTSSLDAISPVQVSLSMDPLSAMGSLNLGSTATSHTQSMQGFPTSLSSAFSNPQSPAKAFPPLSNPNPSTPFGGIGSLSSQLPGMDSGPLSTGISSSIGASLGMPTVSTDPFGTRKMSTPGLNPPTFQQTDLSQVWPEANQHFSKEIDDEANSYFQRIYNHPPHPTMSVDEVLEMLQRFKDSNIKREREVFNCMLRNLFEEYRFFPQYPDKELHITACLFGGIIEKGLVTYMALGLALRYVLEALRKPYGSKMYYFGIAALDRFKNRLKDYPQYCQHLASIAHFLQFPHHLQEYIEYGQQSRDPPVKMQGSITTPGSLALAQVQSQSQQPGGPKAPQPGPPSTLVTPTTTTTTAAKTTTITRPTPGTFKKDVPPSINTTNIDTLLVATDQNERIVEPPENVQEKIAFIFNNLSQSNMTQKVEELKETVKDEFMPWVSQYLVMKRVSIEPNFHSLYSNFLDTLKNPEFVKMVLNETYRNIKVLLTSDKAAANFSDRSLLKNLGHWLGMITLAKNKPILYTDLEVKSLLLEAYLKGQQELLYVVPFVAKVLESSLRSMVFRPQNPWTMAIMNVLAELHQEHDLKLNLKFEIEVLCKNLSLDINDLKPGTLLKDKDKLKCLEEQLSAPKKEVKPPEELLPVSTTGDFVPFAAPPSTPAATTPACTTTGPPTPQFSYHDINVYALAGLAPHININVNIPLLQAHPQLKQCVRQSVERAVQELVHPVVDRSIKIAMTTCEQIIRKDFALDSEESRMRVAAHHMMRNLTAGMAMITCREPLLMSIATNLKNSFAAALRAPTPQQREMMEEAAARIAQDNCELACCFIQKTAVEKAGPEMDKRLATEFELRKHARQEGRRYCDPVVLTYQAERMPEQIRLKVGGVDPKQLAVYEEFARNVPGFLPSNDLSQPTGFLAQPMKQQAWATDDVAQIYDKCMADLEQHLHAIPPALAMNPLTQSLRSLLEAVALARNSRDGIAALGLLQKAVEGLLDATSGADADLLLRYRECHLLVLKALQDGRAYGPQWCNKQITRCLIECRDEYKYNVEAVELLIRNHLVNMQQYDLHLAQSMENGLHYMAVAFAMQLVKLLLVDERSVSHVTEADLFHTIETLMRTCAHSRANAPEGLPQLMDVVRSNYEAMIDRAHGGPNFMMHSGISQASEYDDPPGLREKAEYLLREWVNLYHSAAAGRDSTKAFSAFVGQMHGQGILKTDDLITRFFRLCTEMCVEISYRAQAEQQHNPAASAAIIRAKCYHNLDAFVRLIALLVKHSGEATNTVTKINLLNKVLGIVVGVLIQDHDVRQTEFQQLPYHRIFIMLLLELNAPEHVLETINFQTLTAFCNTFHILRPTKAPGFVYAWLELISHRIFIARMLAHTPQQKGWPMYAQLLIDLFKYLAPFLRNVELNKPMQILYKGTLRVLLVLLHDFPEFLCDYHYGFCDVIPPNCIQLRNLILSAFPRNMRLPDPFTPNLKVDMLSEINIAPRILTNFTGVMPSQFKKDLDSYLKTRSPVTFLSELRSNLQVSNEPGNRYNIQLINALVLYVGTQAIAHIHNKGSTPSMSTITHSAHMDIFQNLAVDLDTEGRYLFLNAIANQLRYPNSHTHYFSCTMLYLFAEANTEAIQEQITRVLLERLIVNRPHPWGLLITFIELIKNPAFKFWSHDFVHCAPEIEKLFQSVAQCCMGQKQAQQVMEGTGAS; this is encoded by the exons ATGAATCTTGATTCGCTCTCGCTGGCTTTGTCTCAGATCAGCTATCTGGTGGAcaatttaataaagaaaaactacCGAGCCAGCCAGCAAGAAATACAACAT ATTGTGAATCGTCACGGTCCCGAGGCAGACAGGCATCTACTACGCTGTCTCTTCTCTCATGTGGATTTCAGTGGCGATGGTAAAAGCAGTGGCAAGGACTTTCACCAG ACACAGTTTCTGATCCAGGAGTGTGTGTCGCTGATATCGAAGCCAAACTTTATCTCAACTCTGTGTTACGCCATTGACAATCCCCTACACTACCAGAAG AGTTTGAAGCCATCGGCCCATTTATTCACTCAACTGAGTAAAGTTCTTAAGCTCAGCAAGGTCCAAGAG GTTATATTTGGACTTGCTCTGCTCAATTCCAGTAACACAGACCTTCGCGGCTTTG cTGCACTGTTCGTCAAGCAGAAACTTCCAGATCTCCTGCGGTCATACGTGGACGCTGATCTCGGAGGAAACCAGGAAGGTGGCTTTCAAGACATTGCCATAGAGGTCTTGCACCTACTACTCTCCCATCTTCTGTTTGGCCAGAAGGGAGCCAGTGGGGTAGGGCAAGAGCAGATTGACGCCTTCCTCAAGACACTTTGCCGAG ATTTTCCCCAGGAGCGCTGCCCTGTGGTGCTCGCACCACTGCTGTACCCTGAAAAACGGGACATTCTCATGGACAGGATCCTACCAGACTCGGGGGAGTTGGCTAAGACCATGATGGAGAGTTCTCTCTCAGAGTTCATGCAAGAAGTTGGCTATGGCTTCTGTGCAAG TGTGGATGAGTGCAGAAATATAATCCTCCAATATGGGGTGAGAGAGGTGACGGCCAGCCAGGTAGCCAGGGTCCTAGGCATGATGGCACGCACCCACTCTGGTCTAACTGATGGTATCCCCCTACAG TCCATCTCTGCTCCAGGTAGTGGTATCTGGAGTGATGGTAAGGATAAGAACGACGGCTCTCAGGCCCACACATGGAATGTCGAGGTTCTCATCGACGTTGTCAAAGAAGTT AATCCCAGCCTTAACTTCAAAGAGGTGACGTACGAACTGGACCACGCAGGTTTTTCCATCCGTGACAGTAAAGGCCTGCAAATTGTGGTGTACGGCATTCAGAGGGGATTGGGCATTGAGGTGTTCCCTGTCGATCTCATCTATCGGCCATGGAAACACGCAGAGGGACAG cTGTCGTTCATTCAACACTCCTTGATGagtccagaagtgttttgttttgccgACTACCCCTGTCACAATGTGGCCACTGACATCCTGAAGGCGCCACCAGAGGATGACAACCGGGAGATTGCCACATG GAAAAGTCTGGACCTGGTTGAGAGCCTGCTCAGGCTGTCTGAGGTTGGCCAGTACGAGCAGGTGAAGCAGCTGTTCAGCTTCCCAATCAAACTCTGCCCCGACATGTTGGTGTTGGCATTACTGCAGATCTCCACCTCCTGGCACACACTGCGCCATGAGCTCATCTCGACCCTAATGCCCATCTTTCTGGGCAACCACCCCAACTCTGCCATTATTCTGCACTACGCCTGGCATGGACAG GGACAGTCTCCATCCATCCGTCAGTTAATAATGCATTCGATGGCAGAGTGGTACATGAGAGGGGAACAGTATGACCAAGCCAAGCTGTCTCGCATCCTGGACGTGGCCCAGGACTTGAAG tcTCTATCGATGCTGCTGAATGGTACTCCATTTGCCTTTGTTATTGACCTCGCTGCTCTCGCCTCGCGCCGTGAATACCTCAAACTTGATAAATGGCTGACTGACAAAATCAGAGAGCATGGA GAACCGTTTATCCAGGCGTGTGTGACATTCCTAAAGAGGCGCTGCCCATCCATTATGGGGGGTCTGGCCCCTGATAAGGACCAGCCCAAAAGTGCCCAGCTTCCGCCTGAGACCTTAGCAACAATGCTGGCCTGCCTGCAGTCCTGTGCTGG GAGCGTGTCCCAGGAGTTGTCGGAGACTATCCTCACGATGGTCGCCAACTGCAGCAATGTGATGAATAAAGCTCGGCAGCCACCACCAGGGGTAATGCCCAAGGGACGTGCCCCCAGCACCAGCAGCCTGGATGCCATCTCACCTGTACAGGTATCTTTAAGT ATGGACCCTCTGTCTGCCATGGGTTCCTTGAACTTAGGGAGCACAGCCacctcacacactcagagcaTGCAAGGTTTCCCCACCTCACTGAGTTCAGCTTTTAGTAATCCCCAGTCCCCAGCTAAGGCCTTCCCCCCACTGTCCAACCCCAACCCCAGCACACCATTTGGGGGAATTGGCAGTCTGTCCTCACAGCTCCCTGGTATGGACTCTG GTCCCTTGAGCACAGGTATCAGCTCTAGCATTGGCGCTAGCCTGGGGATGCCAACTGTAAGCACTGACCCGTTTGGCACCAGGAAGATGAGCACACCAGGCCTGAATCCACCTACCTTTCAGCAGA CTGACCTTTCTCAGGTGTGGCCCGAGGCAAACCAGCACTTTAGCAAAGAGATAGACGATGAGGCAAACAGTTACTTCCAGCGCATCTACAACCACCCACCTCACCCGACCATGTCCGTGGATGAA GTACTCGAGATGCTGCAGAGGTTCAAGGATTCAAACATCAAGCGGGAGCGAGAGGTCTTCAACTGCATGCTTCGGAACTTGTTTGAGGAATACCGGTTCTTCCCCCAGTACCCAGACAAGGAGCTGCACATCACTGCCTGCCTTTTTGGTGGAATTATCGAGAAGGGTCTTGTCACCTACATGGCCCTTGGCTTAGCCCTCCGATATGTCCTTGAAGCCTTAAGAAAACCCTATGGATCCAAAATGTATTACTTTGGAATAGCTGCCCTAGATAGGTTCAAAAACAG ACTAAAGGACTATCCTCAGTATTGTCAACACTTGGCTTCAATTGCCCACTTCTTGCAGTTTCCCCACCATTTACAAGAG TATATCGAGTATGGCCAACAGTCACGGGACCCTCCGGTGAAGATGCAAGGCTCCATCACCACACCTGGAAGTCTGGCCCTGGCACAAGTTCAGTCCCAATCGCAGCAGCCTGGCGGCCCCAAAGCCCCACAACCAGGTCCGCCCAGCACCCTCGTCACCCCCACCACGACTacaaccacagcagcaaagaCCACCACCATAACAAGACCAACGCCCGGCACCTTCAAGAAGGATGTACCG CCCTCCATAAACACTACCAACATTGACACACTGCTGGTGGCGACTGACCAAAATGAAAGGATTGTAGAgcctccagagaatgtccaggAGAAGATTGCTTTTATCTTCAACAACCTGTCCCAGTCCAACATGACACAGAAG GTGGAGGAGTTGAAAGAGACTGTGAAGGATGAGTTTATGCCCTGGGTGTCTCAGTACCTCGTGATGAAGCGTGTCAGCATTGAGCCCAACTTCCACAGTCTGTACTCCAACTTTCTGGACACGCTCAAGAACCCAGAGTTTGTCAAGATGGTCCTCAATGAGACTTACAGGAACATCAAG GTGCTCTTGACCTCAGACAAGGCAGCTGCCAATTTCTCTGATCGCTCGCTGCTGAAGAATCTGGGCCACTGGTTGGGGATGATAACACTGGCTAAGAACAAGCCCATCCTCTATACA GATCTGGAAGTCAAGTCTCTGCTACTAGAAGCCTACTTGAAAGGCCAGCAGGAATTACTCTATGTGGTTCCCTTTGTGGCCAAGGTTTTGGAATCTAGTCTGCGGAGCATG GTTTTCAGGCCCCAGAATCCCTGGACTATGGCCATCATGAATGTCCTTGCTGAGCTTCATCAGGAACATGACCTCAAG CTTAACTTAAAGTTTGAAATTGAAGTTCTTTGTAAGAACTTGTCCCTGGACATAAATGACCTGAAGCCTGGAACCCTCCTGAAGGACAAGGACAAGCTGAAGTGTCTAGAGGAGCAACTTTCTGCACCAAAGAAGGAGGTCAAACCCCCGGAGGAGCTGCTACCAGTCTCTACCACAG GGGACTTTGTCCCATTCGCAGCTCCTCCCTCAACCCCAGCGGCCACCACCCCCGCCTGCACAACCACTGGGCCCCCAACCCCACAGttcagttaccatgacatcaatGTGTACGCCTTGGCTGGCCTGGCTCCACACATCAATATAAATGTCAAT ATCCCGCTGCTACAGGCCCATCCTCAGTTGAAGCAGTGTGTACGGCAATCAGTGGAGCGAGCCGTCCAGGAGCTAGTGCATCCTGTGGTTGATCGCTCTATTAAAATTGCTATGACAACCTGTGAGCAGATCATCAGGAAGGACTTTGCCCTGGATTCAGAGGAGTCCCGCATGCGCGTCGCTGCCCATCATATGATGAGAAACCTGACCGCTGGCATGGCCATGATCACCTGCCGCGAGCCGCTGCTCATGAGCATCGCCACCAACCTGAAGAACAGttttgctgctgctctcagg GCACCAACCCCACAACAAAGGGAAATGATGGAAGAGGCTGCTGCTCGGATCGCTCAGGACAACTGTGAATTAGCTTGTTGTTTCATTCAGAAAACGGCTGTGGAGAAGGCTGGTCCTGAGATGGACAAGAGACTGGCCACG GAGTTTGAGCTGAGGAAGCACGCACGCCAGGAGGGACGGCGTTATTGTGATCCTGTTGTCTTGACTTATCAAGCAGAACGTATGCCCGAGCAGATAAGACTCAAG GTGGGAGGAGTGGACCCGAAACAACTGGCTGTGTATGAGGAGTTTGCCAGAAATGTTCCCGGTTTCCTCCCCAGTAATGATCTCTCTCAACCCACTGGCTTCCTGGCTCAGCCCATGAAG caacaGGCATGGGCCACAGACGATGTGGCTCAGATCTACGATAAGTGCATGGCAGACTTAGAGCAACATCTTCATGCTATCCCTCCCGCCCTCGCCATGAACCCCTTGACCCAGTCCCTGCGCAGCCTGCTGGAGGCAGTGGCTTTGGCACGGAACTCCAGGGACGGCATCGCCGCACTAGGCCTCCTGCAGAAG GCTGTTGAAGGTCTTCTCGATGCCACTAGTGGGGCTGATGCCGACTTGCTGCTCCGCTACAGAGAGTGCCACCTGCTGGTGCTCAAAGCCCTGCAGGACGGACGTGCCTATGGACCACAGTGGTGCAATAAGCAGATCACCAG GTGTCTGATAGAATGCCGTGATGAGTATAAATACAATGTAGAAGCTGTTGAGCTTCTGATCAGGAACCATCTTGTGAATATGCAGCAGTATGACTTACACCTGGCACAG TCAATGGAAAATGGATTGCACTACATGGCAGTTGCGTTCGCCATGCAGTTAGTGAAGCTGCTGCTCGTGGATGAACGCAGCGTCAGCCATGTCACAGAGGCCGACCTCTTCCACACCATTGAGACTCTGATGAGGACTTGTGCACACTCCAGAGCCAACGCACCTGAGGG TCTTCCCCAGCTCATGGATGTTGTTCGCTCCAACTACGAAGCCATGATTGACCGGGCCCACGGTGGACCCAACTTTATGATGCACTCTGGGATTTCACAGGCTTCAGAATACGACGATCCCCCAGGCCTGAGGGAGAAGGCGGAGTACCTGTTGAGGGAATGGGTGAACCTGTAtcactcagctgctgctggcagGGACAGTACCAAAGCATTCTCTGCCTTTGTTGGCCAG ATGCACGGACAGGGAATCTTAAAGACCGATGACCTGATCACAAGGTTCTTCCGGCTGTGCACAGAGATGTGTGTGGAGATCAGCTATCGGGCACaagctgagcagcagcacaaccCAGCAGCCAGCGCAGCCATCATCCGAGCCAAGTGCTACCACAACCTGGATGCCTTTGTGAGGCTGATAGCCCTGCTGGTCAAGCACTCTGGAGAGGCCACCAACACAGTGACAAAGATCAACCTCCTCAACAAG GTGCTGGGTATCGTTGTTGGGGTGTTGATTCAGGACCATGATGTCCGTCAGACAGAATTCCAACAGCTGCCATACCACCGCATTTTCATCATGCTGCTGTTGGAGCTCAATGCTCCTGAACACGTCCTTGAGACCATCAACTTCCAGACACTCACTGCCTTCTG CAATACCTTCCACATCCTGAGACCCACCAAGGCACCTGGCTTCGTGTACGCCTGGCTGGAACTCATCTCCCATCGCATCTTCATTGCCAGAATGCTCGCGCACACACCACAGCAGAAG GGTTGGCCCATGTATGCACAGCTGCTGATTGATCTCTTCAAGTACCTGGCACCTTTCCTGAGGAATGTAGAACTCAACAAACCTATGCAAATCCTCTACAAG GGTACACTGCGAGTGCTCCTGGTCCTGCTGCACGACTTCCCAGAGTTCCTGTGTGACTATCACTACGGCTTCTGTGACGTTATTCCCCCGAACTGCATCCAGCTCCGCAACCTCATCCTCAGTGCCTTCCCACGCAACATGAGGCTCCCGGACCCCTTCACGCCCAATCTCAAG GTGGACATGCTGAGTGAGATCAACATCGCTCCCCGTATCCTCACCAACTTCACGGGTGTCATGCCCTCCCAGTTCAAGAAGGACCTGGACTCGTATCTGAAGACCCGATCACCAGTCACTTTCCTCTCAGAGCTGCGCAGCAACCTGCAG gtgTCCAATGAGCCGGGAAATCGCTACAACATCCAGCTGATCAATGCCCTGGTGCTGTACGTAGGCACACAGGCCATCGCTCACATCCACAACAAGGGCAGCACGCCCTCCATGAGCACCATCACTCACTCTGCACACATGGACATCTTCCAGAACCTGGCCGTGGACCTGGACACTGAGG GGCGTTACCTGTTCCTGAACGCGATCGCAAATCAGCTGCGTTACCCCAACAGTCACACCCACTACTTCAGCTGCACCATGCTCTACCTGTTTGCTGAAGCCAACACAGAGGCCATCCAAGAGCAGATCACCAG GGTTCTGCTGGAGAGGCTGATCGTGAACAGGCCTCACCCCTGGGGTCTCCTCATCACCTTCATCGAGCTGATCAAGAATCCTGCCTTCAAGTTCTGGAGCCACGACTTTGTGCACTGTGCCCCTGAGATTGAAAA GCTGTTCCAGTCCGTGGCCCAGTGCTGCATGGGACAGAAGCAGGCCCAGCAGGTGATGGAAGGTACCGGTGCCAGCTAG